ATTTGGAGTTATTATACGTACCGTAGCAGAGGGCAAAAAAGTAGCAGAACTGGATAAAGATTTACAAAATCTCGTGGATCGCTGGACAGCGATGTGCAAAAAGCTACAAGGGGCGCACCACCCAAGTAAGGTGCTAAGTGAATTAGATAGAGGAGCCTCTATTATTAGAGATGTCTTTAACGACAACTTTACCAATATTTATATTGATGACGAAACCCTCTATTTACAAATTAAAGATTACGTGCAAGAAATTGCACCCGATAAAGAAGGCATTGTAAAATTATACGACTCAAAAGTACCGATGTACGAAAAGTTTGGTATTGAGCGACAAATTAAAACCTCTTTCGGAAAAACAGTATCCAGCAGCAAAGGAACCTATTTGGTTATTGAACATACAGAAGCCATGCACGTTATAGACGTAAACAGTGGTAACCGTAGTAATAAAAGTACAAGCCAAGAAGGAACAGCGCTAGAAGTAAACCTAATTGCAGCTACCGAGGTAGCTAGGCAGTTACGATTACGGGATATGGGCGGAATTATTGTGATTGATTTTATTGACATGGCGAAAGCCGAAAATAGAAAAAAACTCTACAACCACCTTCGAGATGAAATGAAGGAAGATAGAGCAAAACACAAAATTCTACCACCTAGTAAATTTGGGTTAATACAAATCACCCGCCAACGTGTTCGTCCAGAAATGAACATTAAAACACGTGAAGAAGCTCCTGGGAGCGAATCGGGCGAGATTGAAGCACCCATTAATGTTGTGAAT
This Rasiella rasia DNA region includes the following protein-coding sequences:
- a CDS encoding Rne/Rng family ribonuclease; translated protein: MNYELFIRSSSQVVDFALLKDGKLLELHKEEDNNKFSVGDVFIAKIRKTVPGLNAAFVNVGYEKDGFLHYHDLGPKVLSLLKFVKRVSTGKFKDYTLKDFPFEKEIDKNGGINNALKNNQSTLVQIVKEPISTKGPRISSELSIAGRYIVLVPFSDRISVSSKIESREEKERLKRLIMSIRPKGFGVIIRTVAEGKKVAELDKDLQNLVDRWTAMCKKLQGAHHPSKVLSELDRGASIIRDVFNDNFTNIYIDDETLYLQIKDYVQEIAPDKEGIVKLYDSKVPMYEKFGIERQIKTSFGKTVSSSKGTYLVIEHTEAMHVIDVNSGNRSNKSTSQEGTALEVNLIAATEVARQLRLRDMGGIIVIDFIDMAKAENRKKLYNHLRDEMKEDRAKHKILPPSKFGLIQITRQRVRPEMNIKTREEAPGSESGEIEAPINVVNKINEDLKRLLKKDYKKITLNTHPFIAAFLIKGFPSVRTKWFMEHKKWIKIQPRDAYTYLEYHFYDKNGEEIK